The region GGCTAATCTAGGTTCCAGCATAGGCATAAGCAAAGCTAAAGATCGAAAGGGACTGGAGAAGGGTATAGAGATTGCGATAAGATACGATAAAAGAATAGTGGTGGAACAAGGCATAGATAAGCCTATAGAGATAAACTGTTCCGTAGTAGGATATGATGATAATATAGAAGCCTCTGTATGTGAACAGCCTATATCCTGGGAAGATTTTTTAAGCTACGAGGACAAATACATCAGAGGGAATAGCTCGAAAGGCATGAAGGGTTCCGAGAGGAAAATACCTGCACCTATAGGGGAAGAATTGACAAAAGAGATACAGGATTTAGCACTCCAATCCTTTCGTGCAATAGATGGACGTGGGGTGGCCAGGATAGACTTCTTACTGGATGAGAAGGATATGAAACCATATGTAAATGAAATAAACACCATCCCTGGTTCTTTTTCATATTATTTATGGGAGCCCAAGGGCATCAAATACAAAGAGCTAATTGACAGATTGATAGATCATGCATTTGAAATCCATAGAGAGAAAAACAAAAATACATACTCATTTGACTCCAAGATGCTGGATAATATAAAAGCTGAAGATTTACGGGGTGTCAAAAAATAAAAAGGTTTAACTTTTCGTTAAACTTTTTTATTTTTTTTGTTTAATTTTTTGATTATAGTATAAATTAAAGAAATAATTGCATATGCCGGAATAACTATCATCGCTATTATAAAGAAAAATGCTTCATCAGAGTTGTTTGCGCTATAATA is a window of Clostridia bacterium DNA encoding:
- a CDS encoding D-alanine--D-alanine ligase; protein product: MNKKMIAVIFGGRTVEHEVSIVTGHQFIENMDKTKYDVVPIYITRDGEWFTGEKLLNIENFKEFDRIRKDVNKTYISPDPTDQSLVVMPKRSGLFSKPSSIKLDAVVLAMHGLNGEDGSLQGLLELANIPYVSPGILAASVGMDKIVMKSVFKGNDIPILEYDWFLRSEYQKDKQGILDMIEEKLSYPMFVKPANLGSSIGISKAKDRKGLEKGIEIAIRYDKRIVVEQGIDKPIEINCSVVGYDDNIEASVCEQPISWEDFLSYEDKYIRGNSSKGMKGSERKIPAPIGEELTKEIQDLALQSFRAIDGRGVARIDFLLDEKDMKPYVNEINTIPGSFSYYLWEPKGIKYKELIDRLIDHAFEIHREKNKNTYSFDSKMLDNIKAEDLRGVKK